The following proteins come from a genomic window of Nothobranchius furzeri strain GRZ-AD chromosome 1, NfurGRZ-RIMD1, whole genome shotgun sequence:
- the xiap gene encoding E3 ubiquitin-protein ligase XIAP, whose protein sequence is MCDNEENEHLESDGAMDFSLLNNRLNSFRRSILAEQVPAERLARAGFYFTGNADRVRCFSCKKTVENWTSDDTPVERHKEVSPTCLFLKCCHRTSFNPSFHNPLTNGYNEAAEHMEYRLLTGAVTDDTMYPKAPQMASEEARLQTFSSWPVDSLMRPRDLAQAGFFYLMNADRVRCFCCGGELSDWEPEDNAWSEHSKHYPNCFFILGHDVGNVPLQESSSQVSMESFEGRLGSFAGLQLPVDHKSLATAGFYSLGMGDRVMCFSCGGSLKGWQPGEDPWEQHAKYYPGCSFLLAEKGVEFVNSIQLNGPKQSRAVSNPQNGLLGAENGIPPSQLQICKKVVEMGIDPGVVRKTILMKISRTGSGYSRVEALVDDCLNGTPRGEMTEEQDENPLEKLRKLQREKQCKICMDRDLCIVFLPCAHLATCKECSEVLTKCPICCEAITQKVKTYIA, encoded by the exons ATGTGTGATAATGAAGAAAATGAGCATCTGGAATCAGATGGTGCTATGGATTTTTCATTGCTCAACAATCGCCTGAACTCCTTCCGCCGCTCCATCCTGGCTGAGCAAGTTCCAGCTGAACGACTGGCACGAGCAGGCTTCTACTTCACCGGCAACGCAGACCGCGTCCGCTGTTTCAGCTGCAAGAAGACTGTGGAGAACTGGACCAGCGATGACACGCCTGTGGAGCGGCACAAGGAG GTTTCTCCAACGTGCTTGTTTCTCAAATGCTGCCACCGAACCAGTTTCAACCCGAGCTTTCATAACCCGCTCACTAATGGCTACAACGAGGCTGCAGAACACATGGAGTATCGTTTGTTAACTGGAGCCGTGACTGACGACACCATGTACCCTAAAGCCCCTCAGATGGCGTCTGAGGAAGCCCGCCTTCAGACCTTTTCCTCGTGGCCCGTTGATTCTCTTATGAGACCCAGAGACCTGGCACAAGCTGGTTTCTTTTATTTGATGAATGCTGACCGAGTGCGGTGTTTCTGTTGTGGTGGCGAGCTGAGTGACTGGGAACCAGAAGACAATGCTTGGAGTGAACATTCCAAACATTATCCAAACTGCTTCTTCATACTTGGGCATGATGTGGGGAATGTGCCGCTTCAGGAGAGCAGTTCTCAGGTCTCCATGGAGAGTTTTGAGGGGAGACTTGGCAGCTTTGCTGGTCTCCAGCTCCCTGTTGACCACAAGAGTCTCGCCACGGCGGGCTTCTACAGCTTAG GAATGGGAGATAGGGTGATGTGTTTCAGTTGTGGTGGGAGTTTGAAAGGTTGGCAGCCTGGGGAAGACCCCTGGGAACAACACGCCAAATACTACCCAGG ATGCAGCTTCTTGTTGGCAGAAAAAGGAGTAGAATTTGTCAACAGCATCCAACTAAATGGACCCAAACAAAGTAGAGCT GTCTCAAATCCTCAGAATGGGCTTTTGGGCGCTGAAAATG GAATACCTCCGTCACAATTACAAATATGTAAGAAAGTGGTGGAGATGGGGATTGATCCCGGTGTGGTGAGGAAAACCATCCTGATGAAGATCAGCAGAACAGGCTCTGGCTACTCCAGAGTTGAAGCTCTTGTAGATGACTGCTTGAATGGCACACCAAGAGGAGAAATGACAGAAGAGCAAG ATGAGAACCCACTGGAGAAACTGCGGAAGCTGCAGAGAGAAAAACAGTGCAAGATATGCATGGACAGAGACCTTTGTATCGTCTTCCTGCCATGCGCTCACCTGGCTACCTGTAAGGAGTGCTCAGAGGTGCTCACCAAGTGTCCGATCTGCTGTGAAGCCATAACGCAGAAGGTTAAGACCTACATCGCTTAA